Sequence from the Zeugodacus cucurbitae isolate PBARC_wt_2022May chromosome 5, idZeuCucr1.2, whole genome shotgun sequence genome:
AGAACAACATCTATTGTGAATAGTGGTGAGTTAAAAAATCTCCCCTGCTGCTTAACAAGGGGAAGGGGGTTTAGAGGACAAATTAACTATCGAGAGCTGCTCGTATCTACTTTGTATAATCTTTTTTGTTCACTTATTTCGTTTTTAGCACACATTTGgtaaataaactatattttataaacaaattaccTTGGAAATTCGCAACACTATTGGTGGGTGTTCAGGTGTCTTAGGTGTGTAACTAGTTGCGACTGTCGTCGATGTTGGTGCTACGCTTCCAAGCAATGTCGCATTTACAGTTGTTGGTGGTGCGGGTGCTGCAGGAGGTGGAAGATCTGGATCAGTAGGAGTCGCACCACTTTTTAAGCTATCCTCCGTATTAGTTACGCCAGTATCATCTGATTTAACAGATTTATTTTTCGGATATATGATATCCTTTTGTGGCGTTGGTATGCGTTCATCTTCATCATCCTCACAGTAGTTAACCACTTTGCGCGCACGGGCAGTAACACGCGAAGGAGTTGCTTCGGGCTTTAATTTCTTCTCCTCTTTCTTCTTTTTCTGCTTAGTTTCGCTAACCGGCTTACTGGAACCTAACGTAGCAATATCCCCAGTGACATTATCATCCTCCAACGCCGGTGTTTGCTTTGCAACTGCTTTCTTCGGCGATTTCTTTTTACGCTCGCCGGAATTTGCTTTtggtaatttcaatttaattggtTCACGCACAGGAGTACCAATTGAACCGGCATTTGAAGTTCCAGCCGAAAAACTTTCACGTATAGGCGAGGCCGGCGTTCTAGGCATATTCTGTATTATTTGTGCAATCACTTCAGGCGGCGCCGTATTAcgtgatttaaaaaatttcttaggTTTTGGGGGTTCCGGTACAGATGGTGACATGTCATCGTCAAGCAACGATGCTGGACTTTGAGCAGGACTTGCTGCTGCAGCCGCGGCGGCAGCTGCCGCTGCTACGGCTGGTGATAATGCAGCTAAAGCATAGGTACGGGTGGATGTAAAGCCTATTTTGCCCCATTTACCAACCGTACCGACGGAGCGTGCCACAGTTGGACGATTGGTACTTTCCTCACCTTTGCAAAGTACGTCCAAAGGGACAACTATATTTTTGCCCCAACGAgacattatatttttgttagttAATCAATTATGGTGTCAGATGGCGACGTTGTTTGTGTATTGTacaaatttaactattttttgtatgtagggttgttattttgcatttgaacTTGAAGTTATGGAACAGCttgaacttttttatttcaatttttttgtttaataattatttgctaAGTTTGGTTCGCCGACGTTTTGAAAGTGTACATAATTCACATAgcttaagttttttttcttaatttcaaggGTTGATACAAGTCACAATACAATGCACGTTTTTGAAGTAAATAACTATTGAATTCATTATGCATGTGcatgtttctttatataattatgCATGTTTTTAAAGTTCAATAAATGTTAAacaggttttttgtttttgttttcttttatatttatgcaGGCGGCGCATGATAGCCGCGTTTTAATTCACcacaattgaattattttattttcacctcGACGTCCAgtaaacacaacataaaacgtcaaaagtgtttttgttgtaatttcatgTAGTTTCCTTTCGGCGCGATTTCAATGGCTCCCCCCAATAAGATTTTCCCCTCATCCAAAAACACTACCACTTTTTTCTCTCCAGCCACCCAATCAATGGACTCGACCGAAAGCAATAAAACCATAGAACCGCTCAATTATGCTTTGCACACTAATTATATACATTCACATTGATACGTGATCTATTTTCCAACAACGAGATTCTATTTGTGCAATAAATAACCAACAGTtgcacaaaaatttacaaatattttcaatttgctttCACATTCGTGTTCACTGTGCCACCGTACCTTTACGTGCTTTTCTTTGTGGGACAGACAGTGAGAGCACACGAAATTTATATCactttaaaacaaacaaaacacgtATTTTTCGCCCGCAAAATActtgttaataattttatgcAATATCATTTAACTTTTCCACATAGATTTATTCACTTAAACTGATTTTAAGttgttttaaaaagaaaattatttttggcgAGGTTTACTGCTTTTATGTATCGGagccatttttattttctcgttCCTTATTCACCACAACGACAGTATTGCCATTTGCAATGTAATGTCAAACTGATTATTTTGTGAATTGAGGAATTATGGATTTGAGAAAGagatataaaaatttgtagatATAATAaccaaaactgatttttttgcaaaaaaaaaacatttatcgatttaaacaaattacattattttgcaattatgtGCATAATTTCAGAAAAAGTTATGACAACATTCCAGCTGTCAGTTATAGACTTTGAAAGTTGTATTTATATGCTGTGTGGCGCAGTGTTAGtagattttgttattttatttcagttttattattattaaacttatttatggtatcaaaaatatatattattcaatttattacaatttttctcatattcATGTGAAATTTACACTAACTAATTAATTGTTTGGATCTTCCTGACATTTTTCCGAGTACACGAACAGTGTTGGTGATCGTTAAAAACAAGAGTTTTGATCATACAAGGCTGTTGTATAGATATGAGTTGGCTCAATACTACTTCAGAAAGGAGCACTTTATAGACTACTTCAATATTCCACAAATGAACCCTTTggattaaaaaacttttatacgGACACTACACATCAATGTTTATAAagctgtatatatacatattttttgctctactaatacatttatgcaataattgaatcctaaattaattataatatttattgaatactttTATGTCTACgtatatttttagtattatacACAAATCTTCTTAAGAAGTATGGCTCAGGTTTTTAACATAAGTTTGACCTTATTCTCCTTCTCTGACTCCTTCTCTTCGTTTAGTATATAGGCAAGAGGATCATCATTGACCGATTCCATTAAATGTAGGCACGTCTGATTAATCGGAAACATAAACGACAAGTCAATATCGTAGCGTGGTAGCTTTTCTCTAAAAAATGAAGCAGGTTAtggatttaataataattttaatgttataaATGAAAGATATCTACATTATATGTGTGTTATGACATAATTACCcacattttaatacaaaaaattatttactatttttataaaaatatacgaataaagcataaattaaaaatacctcAAGAAGTTTATAACGTTATCGCCCAGTTGCGGTTCTcgcgacaacaacaacgccgaTAAATAACGCggtgattttttcttttctgcACAATGCATTATTAGGCTCCACGATTTGTAGTCCGTATCGATGACGTAAGTATTGTAGATGCCCTCATctgtgtgaaaaaaaaaatattgaattagtaCTTTGTAGAAAAagggataaatatttatataattaatgcataaaatgatgaaatgtttcaaaataatataatttcacaaAGAACACATTATATCGGGAGGTGTTCATAATCTCacattttataagaaaattgcTTGAGAAGCTGATTAGCACTTAATAGGAATggttttttgaaagtattatatgaaataatttatttttcaagaatttcatttcaattcggCTTAAGAACATAGTATCTATATTTGCTATTCTATTTGGAAGTAtccttatatactatatctttaatattattatttaataatagttTTGCTTACAAATATCCTCGGTGTGCATCCAGTGCGCTGGCGTTTCGAAATCCGGTATGAACCAGGTAATGTTGCCTTGTAATTTTTCACGTAATGGATCTTCGGCGAAAATGTAACTGAAATTCATGGTTAtctaaaaggaaaaaaatcgaattatataaaaaatatttgtgtattagataattgaaataaaaattcgtattaaataattttggatTTAAAATTCACAGCATTAACTTattgtatctatatatatatatatatgaattcatTCTCAtttgtcatacatacatatatatttagcttGTTGCGTACTTGAACTATTTTCGCTCAAATGAAGGCCGATCATTATCTCTTTTAGCGCCACTAAAAATAGTGTAAATATACTTCTttctatgcatataaatatattttcacgaTTAAAGagctaaaatttaaagaaagtgTAGTCAAGAAATCTAAGAAATCAGTGTGTacaataaaaacttaattgaataataattaataattgagtTTGCACTGGAAGCATGAATTAATGACctcttatattaaaattaaggtaaatataagatattttaaagtgaaagggatgagtttttttccaaaaataggCGTCAATCATTTCTCTTTGTAGAATAGCAGCTTTCAAAAGCGCTTAATTGAGTCAGTTAGCATTTTTCTTTATACACATTAAAGTAGACAATTTGTTAAatgacttaatttattttttatattgttttaattaatcaataaaaACCAACAATGCTTCAAATAGGGTTTAAAACCTTCCTTTGTCGTATAATATCAGTCAAGTCGCAATTGTCttgaaaaatattagtaaaaagcTTTGATATATGGTCTCAGTATTTAGTACTTACATGTTGATCCTCGGCGGAGAAGGTAAAATCGCTTTGCATGCAGGCATATTCTGGTAACTCTTCTGTCGATGCATAATACTGGACTACATACCAGAATCCCATCATGGACTCGAGATCAAAATTGCGTATGGCACGAACCtgcaatgaaaaaattttaatattaatatgctaaataaaaaaattaacggaaataaatatataatcagTTAAAGACCATGTAAAGatattacaatatttgtttCATATGATTGTCCAGCTATGGATGCTTTTCCTTATTTGAGTCTGCGAAGTAATTTCGGTTTAACAAGATGGACCTTAGTAGGTCCCGAAATTGACGTCTTATTACAAGGTCTAAGTAAAGTAACAAATATGAATCGGACGCTCTGTGGAGGCTTTGGGGCCTGTGTTTGTTATGGACTATCTaaaaagatagttttattgtgAGGAAGTTCGATTGGTATTTCCGACCAGGCATCTTAAGTCTCGGATTGAAAAGTCTCATGAAAAATGGACACTGGGTGAAGATGCTCGAATGTAGTTCCATTAGAGATACAACAGACTCCGTCCTCTTGAAGATAACGAATGCTGGCTCAgttttatagatttatacaaCAGATTCATTCACTGAAAATCCAAATAGCAAAATCTCAGAAAGACATTGTACAAAGAGGGGTACGTCGTGGAGTATATAAAAAGAAACCGAGACGTAATTATGATACGAAAGAGAGGTAGAGGCGGAGAAATTTGTGAGAAGAACACAAAACCTGAGTACCTTAAGTTAGGATCATACTTATAGGCGGACCGGTTCTTCTACTGCTGAATGAAGAGAACAGTAAATTGCACGGAGAGGGAATTGA
This genomic interval carries:
- the LOC105209016 gene encoding uncharacterized protein LOC105209016 isoform X2, coding for MKKMKETQEWKRKRNKVRAIRNFDLESMMGFWYVVQYYASTEELPEYACMQSDFTFSAEDQHITMNFSYIFAEDPLREKLQGNITWFIPDFETPAHWMHTEDIYEGIYNTYVIDTDYKSWSLIMHCAEKKKSPRYLSALLLSREPQLGDNVINFLREKLPRYDIDLSFMFPINQTCLHLMESVNDDPLAYILNEEKESEKENKVKLMLKT
- the LOC105209016 gene encoding uncharacterized protein LOC105209016 isoform X1, with protein sequence MASWRAATLFFFLFTLLSFEFVSPWMNFNSYVSKKRTDLKKRCPNVRAIRNFDLESMMGFWYVVQYYASTEELPEYACMQSDFTFSAEDQHITMNFSYIFAEDPLREKLQGNITWFIPDFETPAHWMHTEDIYEGIYNTYVIDTDYKSWSLIMHCAEKKKSPRYLSALLLSREPQLGDNVINFLREKLPRYDIDLSFMFPINQTCLHLMESVNDDPLAYILNEEKESEKENKVKLMLKT